GGTAGAATTGAAGGATTTGTCGCAGGAGTTGGACCGGTATGCCGAAGGTATTACGGATAATCCGCAGCGTTTGGAAGAAGTTAATTCCATCTTGGATAAGGTATATCGATTGTTGCGCAAACATAACCTGCAACAGGTAGAACAGCTAATTGCCTTGAAACAGGAATTAGAGCTAAGCATTGATCAGGCTGAGAACTTTGACGCTGAAATTGCAAAAGCACAAACAGAGTTGAATCGGCTGTTGGGTGTTTATGGCGAAGCTGCCGCTGAATTAAGCCAAACCAGGAAACGGGCAGCCAAGGATTTCTCAACCATTGTTTCGAAACAGTTAATTGCTTTGGCTATGCCAAATGCTGTTTTTGAAATACAATTAAATGCAGTTACCGAACCCGGACCAAATGGGCAAGATGCGGTGGTTTGGATGTTTAGTTCCAACAAGGGTTCGGAGTTAAAGGATGCAGCTAAATCAGCCTCCGGTGGGGAGTTGTCGAGGTTAATGTTGGCAATCAAAGGTAGTTTAGCACAAAAAGCCGAACTGCCCAGCCTCATTTTGGATGAAATTGATACCGGTGTTTCCGGGGAGGTTGCGGCCAAAATTGCCAACCTTATGAAGGGTATAGCGCAAAATATGCAGGTTGTAGCTATTACCCATTTGCCCCAGGTGGCCGCCAGGGCTCATCATCATTTGTTTGTGTTTAAGGGCGATTTGAAAGGGAAAACTACCACCCAAATTAAGGTTTTGGATGTTGAGGAACGGGTTAATGCAGTAGCAGCTATGCTCAGTGATGGAAATATTTCCTTACCTGCCCTGGAGAATGCCCGTGCTTTAATTGATGCCTAAGCCAAACTTTCTAAAAAAGTGGAGCTAATAAGGCTAGTTCTCTTATATTTACGGCATGCCACGTTTTTATATTTTTTTGTTGGTAATTGCAAGTGTTTCCGGCGCTTTGGCCGGTAATCCATTAAAATTCAAAGTAGATTTAGCTCATTATACCAATGATCAGCTTGCTGTTGAATTAATTACCCCGGTTTTTGCTGAATCAAGCGTTACTTATTCTTTTCCAAGAATGGTTCCGGGAACTTATAAGGTATATGATTTTGGACGTTTTATTCAGGATTTCAAGGCTTTTGACGCCGAGGGGAAGTCCTTGGAAGTTTCTCATCCCAATGCCTGCGATTGGGTTATTTCTAATGCCACTGCTTTACGCCGAATCGAATACCTGGTTAATGATACCTGGGATGCGGATACTACAAATTTTGTATTTGAACCTGCCGGAACCAATTTTCAAAAAGATACCAATTTGGTGCTCAATACGCATGGTTTGTTCGGTTACTTTCAAGGTAAAACGGAATCGCCATATGAAATAACTATTCAAAAACCAGGTTCTTTTTATGGAGCCACTAGCTTAATTGCCCTAAAAACCTCTGCAGAGGAGGATGTTTTTACTACCTCCAGATACAATGATCTGGTTGATGCACCTCTGATGTATTGCCATCCCGATACTACCGTGCTGAAAATTGGCGGAGCACAAATACTCATCTCCGTGTATAGCCCCAACAGAAAAGTTAGTTCCAGGTTTATCGGTTACCAAATTAGGTCTATTTTAGAAGCTGCTAAGGACTATTTGGGCGGACAATTGCCCATTCAAAAGTATGCCTTTATGATTTACTTGTTTGATGGATTGAGTGGATCAGGTTCGGCAGGTGCCTTGGAGCATAGTTATAGCAGCATGTATTTTTTACCTGAGCAGGATAGTTTAAGCATCAGTCAAACAGTTCGCGATGTGGCTGCGCATGAGTTTTACCATATCATTACCCCGCTGAATATTCATTCCGAAGAAATAGGGAATTTCGATTTTGCTAATCCCAGAATGAGTAGGCATTTATGGTTGTATGAAGGGGTAACAGAATATACAGCACATTTTGTACAACTTAGGCAAATGCTAAAGTCGGAAAAGGAATTTATGGAAGAGATGCAGAAGAAAATCAGGGTTTCCAGGAAGTACTTTAATGACACTTTGCCATTTACTGAAATGAGTTTGGGGTGTTTGGATAAGTATGAAAATCAGTATCAAAATGTATATGAAAAGGGAGCATTGATAGGTCTTTGTTTGGATATTAAGCTCAGGCAGTTGTCGAATGGTTTAAAAGGGTTGCAGGATGTAGTGAATTTGCTGGCCCAGAAATATCCTAAGGATAAATCTTTCAAAGACCCTGATTTGATTCCTGAAATAGAGGCCATGACTTTTCCGGAAATTGGACAGTTTTTCAGAAAGTATGTGGAAGGAAAATTACCCTTGCCTTTTGAGGAGGTTTTTTCTGCCATTGGCTATGTATATCGTGCCAGGGAATATTCAAAAGATTTTTCGTTTGGGAGTTTACGGATGATAGTAAATTCCGAAAATAGAAGGCTGATTGTTTATGATATTGAAGATATGGATGAATTTGGAAAATTGCTTGGGTTTCAAGTAGGCGATCAAATTTTGGCAATCAACGGGAAAAGTTTGAACCAAAGCAATTTTAGGGAAGTGAAGACCAATTGGTATAATTCGGTGAAGGAAG
The nucleotide sequence above comes from Bacteroidia bacterium. Encoded proteins:
- a CDS encoding peptidase M61; translation: MPRFYIFLLVIASVSGALAGNPLKFKVDLAHYTNDQLAVELITPVFAESSVTYSFPRMVPGTYKVYDFGRFIQDFKAFDAEGKSLEVSHPNACDWVISNATALRRIEYLVNDTWDADTTNFVFEPAGTNFQKDTNLVLNTHGLFGYFQGKTESPYEITIQKPGSFYGATSLIALKTSAEEDVFTTSRYNDLVDAPLMYCHPDTTVLKIGGAQILISVYSPNRKVSSRFIGYQIRSILEAAKDYLGGQLPIQKYAFMIYLFDGLSGSGSAGALEHSYSSMYFLPEQDSLSISQTVRDVAAHEFYHIITPLNIHSEEIGNFDFANPRMSRHLWLYEGVTEYTAHFVQLRQMLKSEKEFMEEMQKKIRVSRKYFNDTLPFTEMSLGCLDKYENQYQNVYEKGALIGLCLDIKLRQLSNGLKGLQDVVNLLAQKYPKDKSFKDPDLIPEIEAMTFPEIGQFFRKYVEGKLPLPFEEVFSAIGYVYRAREYSKDFSFGSLRMIVNSENRRLIVYDIEDMDEFGKLLGFQVGDQILAINGKSLNQSNFREVKTNWYNSVKEGDIFKVKVNRMNENGHYRRKMLKARAIRVQLVREDVLEKSNNLTPEQIQMLQWWKGKG
- the recN gene encoding DNA repair protein RecN, whose translation is MLESLSIKNFAIIDDLVVKFSSGFNVITGETGAGKSIMVQALGLTLGERADSSSLRDKSQKCVVELEVNLEKLAPHSFFTHHDLDYSNHTVVRREINSEGKSRAFINDTPVNLSVLKEFSHLIVDLHSQHQNLDAADAAFRLHALDRFAGNGQQVMAVQNAFKQFAAQRSELENLKQKESDLKKNLDFNQFQWQELSEANLREGMMEELESEQRRLENTGEIKNLLAGTLQAFEAGEFALLSQLSSVKGLLSSLVRLDGNTQPYLDRAVSSLVELKDLSQELDRYAEGITDNPQRLEEVNSILDKVYRLLRKHNLQQVEQLIALKQELELSIDQAENFDAEIAKAQTELNRLLGVYGEAAAELSQTRKRAAKDFSTIVSKQLIALAMPNAVFEIQLNAVTEPGPNGQDAVVWMFSSNKGSELKDAAKSASGGELSRLMLAIKGSLAQKAELPSLILDEIDTGVSGEVAAKIANLMKGIAQNMQVVAITHLPQVAARAHHHLFVFKGDLKGKTTTQIKVLDVEERVNAVAAMLSDGNISLPALENARALIDA